ACTAACCAACATTGTTATTGTTGGGACACCGGTAGGTGGGCAGTTTGGCTGGGGCGGTACGCCCTCGAGAAGGTATCGAGGGCGCCCTAAGGTTGACTCAGGTGGGTCAGGAATCCACCGTAGAGGGCAAGGCCAAAAGTCAGCCTGACTGGATATTGCACCACAAGATATCCAGAGGCGAAAGCCGGGCCTAGCGAACTCCAATGCCTCCTTGATGGGGGCTTGGACTAACAGAAAAACTACCCTGGGGATAACTGAGTCGTCCGGGGCAAGAGCCCACATCGACCCCCGGGCTTGCTACCTCGCTGTCGGTTCTTTCCATCCTGGGTCTGCAGCAGGACCCAAGGGTGGGGTTGTTCGCCCATTAAAGGAGAACGTGAGCTGGGTTTAGACCGTCGTGAGACAGGTTAGTTGCTATCTATCGGGGGTGTTGGTCGTCTGAAGGGAAGGTAGTCCCAGTACGAGAGGAACAGACTGCCGTGGCCTCTGGTGTGCCGGTTGTCTGATAAGGCATCGCCGGGTAGCTACGCCATAGTTAATAAGGGCTGAAAGCATCTAAGCCCGAAATAACCCCTGAAAATAGACAACCACTCTCTAATAGAAGAAGGGGATAGGTGACTATAACTTTAGTTAGAGACGAAGACACGGATAGAAGATCCGGTTGATAGGTCGGTAGTGTAAGTACCAAGCCTTCGGGCGAGGTATTCAGCTTACCGATACTAATAGTCTAAGGTTCATAATTCCGAAATAGTTCGAGGTCAAACGATAGGATTTGTCGAAGATTACTATGCATTCTGTTTTTATTAATTATTTGTTTAATGAAAGATATTTTAATATTATTATCATCTTTAATTTAGTAATTCATAAACTTTATATATGCAGACTTTTCATTAATAAATTGGGGATTATATGGCTCAGAAGTCAAGAACTCAAAGTTTAACTGAATTATTAAAGGAACTAGAGGCCACAACTCCTGATGTTGAAGCATCTGCTGTCGTATCGACAGATGGACTTATTATCGCAAGTTCTCTTACTCAGGATGTTGATGAGGACAGAGTTGCTGCAATGTCAGCTGCAATGCTATCACTTGGTGAGAGAACTTCTCAAGAATTAAAAAGAGGCTCTTTAGAACAAGTGTTTGTTAAAGGTGCCAATGGATATATCTTAATGATGGGTTCCGGTCAAGAAGCTGTGTTAACTGCTCTTGCCAGAAAAGATGCAAAATTAGGCTTGGTATTTTTAGATATGAAAAGAACTGCTGATGAAATATCTAAACTAATCTAATAGTCTTCTAAATTATTTTATTATTTAACAAAAATCTGATACTGACAGCTGTTTATGTTTTTCTCTAAAGTTCATTTTAACTTCAGAATCCGCCAATGTAATTTCTTGAGATGTATACTCTTTTATTTTATATTTTGACGATATGTCTATACTCAATTGCATATATTTCAAGATTGAGCCTTTTGTAACTGTTAATACAAGTTTATTGCTACATTTTGCACACTTTCCAGATAGAGGAACTCGCCTATAAGTAGTATTACATTTGGTGCATCTTACTTTCTGTTTTGAATATGATCTTATATTTCCTTTGATATCAGGTATGAAATGGGTCTTTAGAACTCTCTCTGCAACATCGTTTTCATCTACTGCCCTTATCTTTTTAGCAATGTCAAATTGAGACATAAGTTTTTCTTCCATAGAATTTAATGTAGTATAACTACTAGCTTTTGGTCCTTTAGCTATGTCGGATGTATGGTGTGTAAATTTAATTCCATAATAGGCTCCTTCTGTACCTAATCTATTTTCAACCCTTTCAATCTTTATTTCCTTCGGATGGATGTATTTTAACGTAGCTTCATAGAACTTCGCAGGATATCTCTCACATATATCCATGTTATGGACTTCTTTATCTACTTCTCTTGGGTCAATTCGTGTAGTTAATACAAGTGGGGCATCCATTTGACCGCCTCTTTTTTGAGGGAGATAATATCTAGAAAAATTAAGTAGAGGGTCCATCAAAAGCATTATCGAATCCTCATCTCCATCGCAGTTTCTTCTCTTGGCAGCATGAAAATACGGGTGGGCGTATACAACTTTAGTATCAGTAAATCCAACTATACGTCCAATAGTTCCGGCCGAAGTATGGGGTGCC
Above is a genomic segment from Methanofastidiosum sp. containing:
- a CDS encoding roadblock/LC7 domain-containing protein, which encodes MAQKSRTQSLTELLKELEATTPDVEASAVVSTDGLIIASSLTQDVDEDRVAAMSAAMLSLGERTSQELKRGSLEQVFVKGANGYILMMGSGQEAVLTALARKDAKLGLVFLDMKRTADEISKLI